DNA from Spirochaetota bacterium:
GATCGCCGATGCGCGGCGAATAGGAGGCGGGACAATCAGCCACGTGGATGGCAAAGAGCTGTTTCTGGATAGAGCGGTATCGCTCACGGTCATGTTTTTTCAGGGCCTTTTTCATGCCGGGCATAAGCTTTTCATTCAGCTCCCGCCATGCCGGTCCCGGCATCTTCGATCCCGGAGTGGATATGGATTTTTGGTAATCCCAATCGGTATAGGTGCCGCAATAATCGCAGTAGATGTAGGCGGTGGCGTACCCTGCCACCTTGGGAGAGCCGCAGGCACGGCATTTGACCTTTTTAATCATCAAGAGAGAAGCTCCTGTCTGATACAACCATATCCCTGTTAACGAGCGGCTAATGTGTCAGGAAAAGCGTACCGCTTCCGGTAAAATTATTTGCTCCGGCACATGAATGGTGCATGGTTTCTCATTTAAGATACAACTTTTTTGTCCTGATGTCAAAAATCCAGGATCTCATTATTCTTAATCCAGTGGTCCCCTGGTCTTATGCCCAGCTGCAGGTTTTCCATGACGGGATCATAGCCAGCAGGTCATTAACGGTGATGGCCCTTTTTCTCTCAAGGGCGTATCCAGGACCACGGCTGCAAGCTACGGAGAGTGTTGTATCTCAAAATGTTTTGCTCACCCACGATCAATAAAAAGTACTTGAAAAGAATCATGGCCAAAATCAACTGGATGCCATTCTATTAATAAAAGGAAATGGAGCCGGGGACCAGCCATGGGACAATCAGTCTGTTACAAGATACTTCACGACCATATCATTGAAGGGACATTGGCGCCCGGCAATGAAATCGGCATTCGCATCGACCAGACCCTCACCCAGGACGCCACCGGGACCATGGCCTATCTCCAGTTCGAGGCCCTGGGTATTCCCAAGGTCAAGACCGAGGTTTCTGTATCCTATATCGACCATAACACCATCCAGATGGGTTTCGAGAACGCCGACGACCACCTGTATCTCCAGACCATGAACGCAAACTACGGCATCTATCATTCCCGCGCCGGCAACGGCATCTGCCACCAGGTCCACCTGGAGCGCTTCGGCAGGCCCGGCGCCACCCTCCTCGGGTCCGACAGCCACACACCCACCGGCGGCGGCGTTTGTATGATAGCCATCGGCGCCGGCGGCCTCGACGTGGCGGTAGCCATGGGCGGCGGCCCCTTCTACCTGACGGCACCGAAGGTGGTCAATGTCCGTCTAACCGGGAAGCTCCGTCCCTGGGTGTCGGCCAAGGACGTGATACTCACCGTCCTCGGCATACTCACGACAAAGGGTAACGTCGGCACGGTCCTGGAATACACCGGCGAGGGCATCGCCACGCTTTCCGTTCCAGAGCGGGCCACCATCACCAACATGGGAGCGGAGCTCGGCGTGACAACCTCCCTCTTCCCCAGCGACGAGATAACCCGGCTGTTCTTAAATGCCCAGGAGCGGGGAGATTCGTGGCGGCAGATTCTTCCAGACCCGGACGCAGCCTACGACCGCGTCATCGACATAGACCTCTCCTCCGTGGAGCCGATGGCGGCCTGTCCCCACTCGCCGGACAATGTTAAAAAGATAGCGGAGCTGAAAGGGCTTCCCATCCACCAGGTGGCCATCGGCAGCTGCACCAACTCATCGTACAAGGACCTCATGACCGTGGCCCGGGTCCTTAAAGGCAAGAAGGTCGATCCGCGGACAAGCCTTATAGTCGCCCCCGGCTCCAGGCAGGTCTTCGAGATGATCGCCCGCAACGGGGCCCTTGCCGACATCATCGCCAGCGGCGCCCGCATCATGGAATCCTCCTGCGGCTTCTGCATCGGCGCCGGGCAGGCGCCCCCGACCGACGGCGTGTCCCTCCGGACGAACAACAGGAACTTTGAGGGCCGTTCCGGAACGGCATCGGGCCAGATATACCTGGTGAGCCCGGAGACAGCCGCCCTGTCAGCACTAGCCGGGGTCCTGGTGAATCCCCGTGAATACCCGAAAGAAGAGTTTCCCTTTGTTTCCATGCCCGATCAATTCATCATCGACGATTCAATGATCCTTCCCCCGTCGGACACTAAGGGGAAGATCATCCGGGGGCCCAATATCGGCGAGCCTCCCTACACGTTGCCCCTCCCGGATGAACTGCAATGCGTCATCGGCCTTAAGGTGGGGGATAAAATAACCACCGATCATATCATGCCCGCCGGCCCCCGTTTGAAATACCGGTCCAATATTCCCGCCTATTCCCAGTTCGTATTTGAGAACGTCGACCCGGAATTCTCAAAACGGGCCTTTGCGGACAAGCAAAAGGGGCTGTTCACGGCCATCGCGGGAGGCGCCAGTTACGGCCAGGGATCGAGCCGCGAGCATGCAGCCATCTGCCCCATGTACCTGGGTGTCCGCCTGGTCATGGCGAAATCATTCGAGCGGATCCATTCGGACAACCTTATCAATTTCGGTATCATCCCCCTTGTGTTCAGGGACGCTGGCACCTACACGGCGATAAACGCCGGCGACAGCGTGACCATCCGCTCCCTCAGGTCTCTGGTCATGGAAGCGGAGACCATCCCGGTTGTCATCGGGGGGTCGGAATATCAGTTTACCCTGGCCCTGTCGCAGCGTCAGCGCTCCATCCTCCTTGAAGGGGGACTGCTGAACTATACAAAGAAAAAATTCGGGGCATAGAGGCATCGCCGGAGGCTTTTCAATGTCCCGCAATCCAATACTTTAGCCTGGACCGGCGCCTGACGAAAGTCTATGGAACAATCAACCAATGAACTATTACGAAACAATCATCCTCTGCCAGCCCGATGGAGAGAAAAGCTGTTCCGCCTGCTGCGGTCTTTTCAATTTTTCCGATATATCCCGTGAAAACCTGTCTCGCTTTCTGGAGAGCGGCGCAGCCCGGTCATCGGCATTCCTGTCATCGAGCGACATTACCGATCAGGGCGACGGCAGCGCCATAAGGGACACCACGTCATATATCTGCCCCCACCAGGGTCTCCTGTTCAACAAGCGTCCCGGATGCCTGCTCCATCCCCAGTACCGGAACGCTTCATTGCGCCATAACTCTTTTTTCGGGGAGAAGATATGCGGCGGCTTTCTCTGCCCGGCCCATTCGATCATGACCACTGAGCAGAAAAAGACCTTCATCAGGCTTATAGACGACTGGTATCTCTACAGCATCGCCGTTATAGACCCGGAATCGGCCGTATGGATGCTTGACCTTCTCCGGCATCGCTACCCCATAGCCTTGCAACGGGACGAGGTGGCCAAAAGGATTCTTTCCGGGATGATAGAGATCCACGCGCGGTATCTGAACGAAAGCCATGGCCCGGTCTTCTTTTATTCCGTGGCCGAATACGAGATCGGGAAAAAGAATATTTCCCTTGCCTGTGATTTCACCGACAAGGAACTGCAGGTACAGGAAATGATCGATGTGATTGAAAGCAACCTCTGATCGTCAGAGTCCTTTTTTCGCCAGAAACCGCAGGGCCCTGTCGGGGAAATCGGTAAAGATGCCGTCCACCTTCATTTCACATAAAAATATCTCCAGCATTTCGTCAAAGGTTCCGGCGTAGGACGGCAGGGCATCGGCCCTAAACGTATAGGGATTCACCTCCAGGTTCCGCTCATGGGCCCATTCCACCAGGCGGGTATATTCCGGCTTGGTTCCCTTCCCCCTGTCAATGACCACCTGGTTGACCCAGGGACCGATGAGGTCGGCATAGGTTGCCACCTCGTCCAGACCCTGCGGGGTCACCATGCGCTCATAGTCGACGCCGGGAGTCTCCTCCCAGGTCACATCGCCGATGAGCTGCACCATGGGAAGATCGCTCTTCAGCGTATCCCTCATGTAGCGGATGCAGTCAGGCTCGAAGCTCTGGATGACACACTTTGAAGTCCTGGAGCGGTATCCGAAGCGGTGGACGACATCGATCACCGCTTTTCCGATGTCCTTCCCCTCTTTTGTGTGATAGGCAGGTCCCTTAGGCTCGATATAGAACCCCACGTCCATGACCATGCTTTTATTAAGCCCCTGGATGAGGTCGATCTCCTCTTCCAGGGTGGGGATTTCAAAATGCACCCGGGAATCTGCCGGGAATCTGCCGGGATGGACCTCCCTGCCTGTCGCGGGGTCCACCCGCTCATGGAGGCGGAGCTTCTTGATCTCCTCAAGGGTGAAGTCTATTGCGTAGTGCAATCCATCCTTCCTCTTCCGGTCAGGGAAGAGCTCCGCGACGTTGGTCATGGCGTCCAGGTAGTGATCGTGGAACACGATGGGTACTTCATCCCTGGTGAGGAGGGCGTCCAGCTCCACGTAATCCGCTCCCATGCCGAAGGCCAGGGCCTTGCCGGCCATTGAATGCTCCGGGAGATAGCCGCAGGCTCCCCGGTGGGCGATGACTAAGGGTTTCTTATTCATGGTATGCTCTCAGTCCTTTTGTAATAATGTCCGTTATTATTCAAAGAGCCGGCCGATGGCGTCTTGTATCGTCCGTATGCCTATGATGGCTCCCTCAAAGCCAGCCGCCTTCGCCTCCGTCACTTCCGCCTCCGGCAGGATGAGGGTATCGAAGCCGGAATGCCTGAATTCCTGTATCCTCCGACCGCACAGCGAGACCGGCCGTATCTCCCCTGACAGGGATATCTCCCCGAGGAGCCCCACGCCATGGGGCACCGCTTTATTCTTGAAGCTCGAGGCAATGGACACAGCCACGGCCAGGTCCGCCGCCGTGTCGTTTATCTGGAAGCCGCCGGAAACGTTGATGAACACGTCGAAGGCGGCAAGCCTCAGCCCTGCGTGTTTTTCCAGCACCGCCGTGATGAGGATCAGCCGGTTCAGGTCAAAACCGTCGGCCATCCGGCGCGGATTGGGGAACGCAGACGAGGTCACGAGCGACTGGACCTCGAAGAGGATGATCCTGCTTCCCTCCGCCGCCGCTGACACGGAATTTCCCGGAGCCTGCGAGAGGTAGGGATTCAGGAATATCTTGTTCTTGTCTGTCACCTCCACCAGGCCGCGCTCCTCCATGCGGAAGAGGCCTATCTCGTTCACCGACCCGAAACGGTTCTTGAAGGCACGGAGGACGCGGTAGTCCCGGGAAAAGTTCCCCTCAAAATAGAGGACCGTGTCCACCAGGTGCTCCAGGAGCTTCGGACCGGCTATGGCGCCCTCCTTGGTTATATGCCCGATGAGGATCAGGACCGCGTTCAGCCTCTTCGCAGCCTCGGCAAGGCGCGACGCCGATTCCCGTATCTGGCTCACCGAGCCCTTGAGCCCCGGTATTTCGGACGAATACAGCGTCTGAATGGAATCGACGATGAGACACTGCGGCTTTTCCGCTTCGGCCAGGCCGATGATTTGTTCAACGCCGCAGGCGGTGGATAGTTTTATTGCCTCCGTGGGGCAGCCGATACGATCAGCCCTGAGGCGGATCTGCGCCGGCGACTCCTCGCCGGAAATGTACAAGGTCTTGAAGTATCCGGCCACCTGGAGCGCCAGGGTGGATTTGCCGATGCCCGGCTCCCCGCCGATGAGAATCACCGAGCCGGGCACGATGCCGCCGCCGCACACCAGGTTGAATTCCCCGATCCCTGTCATGATACGGTGAACAGGACTGAATTCAACGCTGCCCAGGGATATCACATCGCCGGCAGGCGCTGTCTTGGCTGGTGCCGAAGGCTCAGACTCAACGATGGTGTTCCATTCGCCGCAGGCGGAGCATTTCCCCTGCCACTTGGGAAAATCCGTACCGCAGGTGGCGCATATGAAATATTTTCTGTTCCGGGCCATTTTTTAGTTCTGGGTCCGGAAAAAGAGTTTCGACGGATCCTGCTTGAGCTGCCGGAAGAGGTCCTTGGCCGCGATGGATGCGTCGCGCAGGTTTACGTAGATGTCCTCCTCGTTCAGGAGCCGCCCCAGGGTGCCGCGGCCCTTCTCAATCCGGAAGACGATCTTGTTGAGGTTAGTGGACGTTTCGGACAGGTTCCTGAGCGTGATGTTGATGTCGTCCTTGTTCTTGTCGGAAAGATCGGCCATGTTCTTTGAAAACCTGTTGATGTTCGCCATCATGATCTTTGACTGGAAATTCAGGTTGGCTATGGTCTCCTTCGCGGATATGATCGCCTGCCGTATGTCGTACTTGTTGTCGTCCGCGATCTTGTTAAGGTTTCCCACGAACTTCTTGGAATTCTGGAAAATCTCCGCCAGGACCTGGCCCCCGCTCTCGTCCTGCATGAAGGCCTGGAATGTCATCATCATCTGGTCGAAGCTGGCCGGGTCCATGCCGTAGACCTTGTCCCCGTCCATGAGGAATTCCTCCACGTCGCTTGCAGGGGGGACGAAGACGTTGATATACTTTTCTCCGATCAGCCCGGAGGTGAAAATGGCGAACTTGGTGTTTTTCACCAGGGAATACTTTTTTTCGATCCAGAGGGTCACCTCGGTTTTTTCACCGGACTGCTTGATTGACTCGACATAGCCGATCTTAATCCCGCCGGCTATCTTGACCGGGGCGCTTATACGGAGATCATTCAGGAAGTTGAAATAGACCCGCAGGGTATACCCGGAGCGGGACACATTGATTTTCGCAAGGAGCGCCACCAAGATAATGAACAGGGTGAAGCTGATGGTTATCATCAGGCCAACCTTGGCTTCATTGTTGAGTTTCATACGCATCCTCCGGAGAAGACGTGGTCATGGATGTCATCCCTACACATCCATTATTCCGACAAAATTTGCAACTATATTTCGATATAATATTCCTTCCGACAGCAATAGGTGCGCATGCACACCCGCCGGAGGGAGTATTCTGTTACGCATTTTTATGTTGACAAAGTTCCATCAAAAATTTATGTGATTAGAAAATTGAGGAGGTACTCCGTGGGAAAGCAATACAACGCCAGAGAAAAGCGCCAGAGGGCGAAGAAGCAGATCAAGAGAAAGAAAAAGCTCCTGAAGGAA
Protein-coding regions in this window:
- a CDS encoding MCE family protein; this translates as MKLNNEAKVGLMITISFTLFIILVALLAKINVSRSGYTLRVYFNFLNDLRISAPVKIAGGIKIGYVESIKQSGEKTEVTLWIEKKYSLVKNTKFAIFTSGLIGEKYINVFVPPASDVEEFLMDGDKVYGMDPASFDQMMMTFQAFMQDESGGQVLAEIFQNSKKFVGNLNKIADDNKYDIRQAIISAKETIANLNFQSKIMMANINRFSKNMADLSDKNKDDINITLRNLSETSTNLNKIVFRIEKGRGTLGRLLNEEDIYVNLRDASIAAKDLFRQLKQDPSKLFFRTQN
- a CDS encoding aconitate hydratase — encoded protein: MGQSVCYKILHDHIIEGTLAPGNEIGIRIDQTLTQDATGTMAYLQFEALGIPKVKTEVSVSYIDHNTIQMGFENADDHLYLQTMNANYGIYHSRAGNGICHQVHLERFGRPGATLLGSDSHTPTGGGVCMIAIGAGGLDVAVAMGGGPFYLTAPKVVNVRLTGKLRPWVSAKDVILTVLGILTTKGNVGTVLEYTGEGIATLSVPERATITNMGAELGVTTSLFPSDEITRLFLNAQERGDSWRQILPDPDAAYDRVIDIDLSSVEPMAACPHSPDNVKKIAELKGLPIHQVAIGSCTNSSYKDLMTVARVLKGKKVDPRTSLIVAPGSRQVFEMIARNGALADIIASGARIMESSCGFCIGAGQAPPTDGVSLRTNNRNFEGRSGTASGQIYLVSPETAALSALAGVLVNPREYPKEEFPFVSMPDQFIIDDSMILPPSDTKGKIIRGPNIGEPPYTLPLPDELQCVIGLKVGDKITTDHIMPAGPRLKYRSNIPAYSQFVFENVDPEFSKRAFADKQKGLFTAIAGGASYGQGSSREHAAICPMYLGVRLVMAKSFERIHSDNLINFGIIPLVFRDAGTYTAINAGDSVTIRSLRSLVMEAETIPVVIGGSEYQFTLALSQRQRSILLEGGLLNYTKKKFGA
- the radA gene encoding DNA repair protein RadA, producing MARNRKYFICATCGTDFPKWQGKCSACGEWNTIVESEPSAPAKTAPAGDVISLGSVEFSPVHRIMTGIGEFNLVCGGGIVPGSVILIGGEPGIGKSTLALQVAGYFKTLYISGEESPAQIRLRADRIGCPTEAIKLSTACGVEQIIGLAEAEKPQCLIVDSIQTLYSSEIPGLKGSVSQIRESASRLAEAAKRLNAVLILIGHITKEGAIAGPKLLEHLVDTVLYFEGNFSRDYRVLRAFKNRFGSVNEIGLFRMEERGLVEVTDKNKIFLNPYLSQAPGNSVSAAAEGSRIILFEVQSLVTSSAFPNPRRMADGFDLNRLILITAVLEKHAGLRLAAFDVFINVSGGFQINDTAADLAVAVSIASSFKNKAVPHGVGLLGEISLSGEIRPVSLCGRRIQEFRHSGFDTLILPEAEVTEAKAAGFEGAIIGIRTIQDAIGRLFE
- the glpQ gene encoding glycerophosphodiester phosphodiesterase, which gives rise to MNKKPLVIAHRGACGYLPEHSMAGKALAFGMGADYVELDALLTRDEVPIVFHDHYLDAMTNVAELFPDRKRKDGLHYAIDFTLEEIKKLRLHERVDPATGREVHPGRFPADSRVHFEIPTLEEEIDLIQGLNKSMVMDVGFYIEPKGPAYHTKEGKDIGKAVIDVVHRFGYRSRTSKCVIQSFEPDCIRYMRDTLKSDLPMVQLIGDVTWEETPGVDYERMVTPQGLDEVATYADLIGPWVNQVVIDRGKGTKPEYTRLVEWAHERNLEVNPYTFRADALPSYAGTFDEMLEIFLCEMKVDGIFTDFPDRALRFLAKKGL